Proteins from a single region of Streptomyces sp. HUAS 15-9:
- a CDS encoding FadR/GntR family transcriptional regulator translates to MTISPVSRMPLSLDVAQRLRTAILDGTFPAGTELPTETELAQSFGVGRSTIREALRVLQAHGLISGADTVSTARPRVTHERTADAAGLALSTALQVGAIPLGDLVSLRTLLETEAIRQTTSVPDEARSCLVTMAAAVENTDIQTFHAADVEFHVQLAYAGGNQALGFVIGVLRDCIAGYLLDALAAVADRGTVLARLLAEHQAIVDALDAGESGRAAELVVAHIRGFYEPETP, encoded by the coding sequence ATGACGATCTCGCCGGTATCGCGCATGCCCCTGAGCCTGGACGTGGCTCAGCGCCTGCGGACCGCCATCCTCGACGGCACATTCCCCGCCGGCACCGAGCTGCCCACGGAGACCGAACTCGCCCAGTCCTTCGGCGTAGGGCGGTCCACCATCCGCGAAGCGCTCAGGGTGTTGCAGGCGCACGGTCTGATCAGCGGCGCGGATACCGTCTCCACCGCGCGTCCGCGCGTCACCCACGAGCGCACGGCGGACGCGGCGGGCCTGGCGCTGAGCACCGCGTTGCAAGTCGGCGCGATCCCGCTGGGCGACCTCGTGTCGCTGCGCACGCTGCTGGAGACGGAGGCGATACGGCAGACCACCTCCGTGCCCGATGAGGCTCGGTCCTGCCTCGTGACCATGGCGGCAGCGGTGGAGAACACCGACATCCAGACCTTCCACGCAGCTGACGTGGAATTCCACGTGCAACTCGCCTACGCCGGCGGCAATCAGGCGCTGGGCTTCGTCATCGGCGTGCTGCGCGACTGCATCGCCGGCTACCTGCTCGACGCGCTCGCCGCGGTGGCCGATCGGGGCACGGTGCTCGCGCGTCTGCTGGCCGAACACCAGGCGATCGTCGACGCGCTGGACGCGGGCGAGTCCGGCCGTGCCGCCGAGCTGGTCGTGGCTCACATCCGCGGTTTCTACGAGCCGGAGACGCCATGA
- a CDS encoding FAD-binding oxidoreductase, whose protein sequence is MAAFPTPQQAVDTALRIAAVADPAAVELMDRTCIRAVNRQTRMGLDESAGALLLIQCDGPSAGQEAATCARPAEAAGATEVLHTADPADGEMFMQARRTVYPALERLGTTLLDDVGVAVQDLPGAASGIRRRRKDTCTASGTAHARALGVCPVDSRAAVRSTVCPSLPMKSMGSWIPRPSGREGNEAPAEQGREGRFAARADRPSPSIGRLRPLTWELIECEI, encoded by the coding sequence GTGGCCGCGTTCCCGACGCCCCAACAGGCGGTCGACACCGCGCTGCGGATCGCGGCGGTCGCCGACCCAGCGGCCGTGGAGCTCATGGACCGCACCTGCATTCGCGCCGTCAATCGCCAGACCCGCATGGGACTGGACGAGTCGGCCGGGGCGCTCCTGCTCATCCAGTGCGACGGGCCGTCCGCCGGTCAGGAAGCCGCCACTTGCGCCAGGCCGGCTGAAGCCGCCGGTGCCACCGAGGTGCTGCACACCGCCGACCCGGCGGATGGCGAGATGTTCATGCAGGCCAGACGAACGGTGTACCCGGCGCTGGAGAGACTGGGCACCACGCTGCTCGACGACGTCGGCGTCGCGGTCCAGGACCTTCCCGGTGCCGCGTCGGGCATCAGACGAAGACGGAAGGATACGTGCACTGCGAGTGGGACGGCGCATGCCAGGGCGCTTGGCGTTTGCCCGGTGGACAGCCGGGCAGCGGTGAGATCGACGGTCTGTCCTTCGCTGCCGATGAAGAGCATGGGATCGTGGATACCCCGGCCTTCAGGCCGGGAAGGAAACGAAGCTCCTGCGGAGCAGGGCAGGGAAGGCCGGTTCGCCGCCAGGGCGGACCGGCCTTCCCCTTCCATTGGCCGACTTCGGCCGCTCACATGGGAGTTGATAGAATGTGAGATCTGA
- a CDS encoding selenium-binding family protein, with amino-acid sequence MTTTEHAHHSDDHSDPTLYRTPADAVAAPPEKVAYVVGFDPTAQRADALFTVGTDPGSPDYGRVISHAELPDPGNELHHFGWNACSSALAHAGHHHAARRYLIVPGLRSSRLHVFDTSPDPDRPHLVKVVEPEELAAKAGYSRPHTLHCGPDGMFLSCLGGADGADGPGGVALLDHESFEVLRAWESERGPQWLAYDVWWHLRKNIAVTSEWGSPSMIEDGLVPELLLGRRYGHSLHFWELDSGRHVQSLDLGDENQMVLELRPAHDPEATWGFTNTVVNVEDLSASVWLWNREGEDFVIRKVITVPAEPAQPEDLPPALQPFGAVPPLITDIDLSVDDQWLYVSAWGTGDLLQYDVSDPFRPRQTASVRLGGIIDRQPHPAEPDTPLTGGAQMVELSRDGRRVYLTNSLYAAWDEQFYPEGIDPWMVKLDADTAHGGLLVDSSFFPHGTEFSGLRVHQTRLQGGDASSDSYCYRR; translated from the coding sequence ATGACGACGACCGAGCACGCTCACCACAGTGACGATCACAGTGACCCCACGTTGTACCGCACTCCGGCCGATGCTGTCGCCGCGCCCCCGGAGAAGGTCGCCTACGTCGTCGGTTTCGACCCGACCGCACAACGTGCTGACGCTTTGTTCACTGTCGGTACCGACCCTGGATCCCCCGACTACGGTCGCGTGATCTCCCACGCCGAGCTGCCCGACCCGGGCAACGAATTGCACCACTTCGGCTGGAACGCCTGCTCCAGTGCGCTGGCCCATGCCGGTCACCATCACGCCGCGCGGCGCTACCTCATCGTTCCGGGACTGCGCTCATCGCGGCTGCATGTCTTCGACACCAGCCCCGATCCTGACCGCCCTCACCTGGTCAAGGTGGTCGAGCCCGAGGAGCTGGCCGCCAAGGCCGGGTACTCCCGCCCACACACACTCCACTGCGGCCCCGACGGGATGTTCCTGTCCTGCCTCGGTGGCGCGGACGGTGCCGACGGGCCTGGCGGCGTCGCGCTGCTGGACCACGAAAGCTTTGAAGTGCTGCGTGCCTGGGAGAGCGAGCGCGGACCGCAGTGGCTTGCCTACGACGTCTGGTGGCATCTGCGCAAGAACATTGCCGTGACCAGCGAGTGGGGGTCCCCCTCGATGATCGAGGACGGCCTTGTACCCGAACTGCTGCTGGGCCGCCGGTACGGCCACTCACTGCACTTCTGGGAGCTGGATTCCGGTCGGCATGTGCAGAGCCTCGACCTCGGGGACGAGAACCAGATGGTGCTGGAGCTTCGTCCCGCGCACGATCCCGAGGCGACGTGGGGGTTCACGAACACCGTGGTCAACGTGGAGGACCTGTCGGCATCGGTCTGGTTGTGGAACCGGGAGGGCGAGGACTTCGTGATCCGCAAAGTGATCACCGTCCCGGCAGAGCCGGCGCAGCCGGAAGACCTGCCCCCGGCACTGCAGCCGTTCGGCGCCGTGCCTCCATTGATCACGGACATCGACCTGTCGGTGGACGACCAGTGGCTGTACGTATCCGCGTGGGGAACCGGTGACCTGCTCCAGTACGACGTGAGCGATCCGTTCCGGCCCAGGCAGACCGCGTCCGTGCGTCTTGGCGGCATCATCGACCGACAGCCGCACCCTGCCGAGCCCGACACTCCGCTGACCGGCGGAGCACAGATGGTCGAGCTCAGCCGCGACGGGCGGCGGGTGTACCTGACGAACTCCTTGTATGCCGCCTGGGACGAACAGTTCTATCCCGAGGGCATCGACCCGTGGATGGTCAAACTCGACGCCGACACCGCGCACGGCGGGCTCTTGGTCGACAGCAGCTTCTTCCCGCACGGCACGGAGTTCTCCGGGTTGCGTGTGCACCAGACGCGCCTGCAAGGCGGCGACGCCTCCTCGGATTCGTACTGCTACCGTCGGTGA
- a CDS encoding amidase domain-containing protein, which yields MSADPVQAVPVGHQKTQKTARASEKWRETAVQYADAHWNWTTWDDSTPRAKDGQAQPYFECAEFVARALAAGGLVPGLKPNDPQDSYYHYKAPNGKEYDLLLISDVIGYRSLYDFIMDYHLGADVGDDPAKAQPGDMVVIFNSDYLDKLHTGLVAQEVKGDADSTVDAHNNAHYRRTYQKFDADGYVHVIHIDPGVIKAQKPAVQPPSDPELIRSHASHARPS from the coding sequence ATGAGCGCCGATCCCGTGCAAGCGGTTCCAGTCGGGCACCAGAAAACACAGAAAACCGCCCGGGCTTCCGAAAAATGGCGCGAGACGGCCGTCCAGTACGCGGACGCCCACTGGAACTGGACCACATGGGACGACAGCACCCCCCGGGCGAAGGACGGCCAGGCACAACCCTATTTCGAGTGCGCCGAGTTCGTCGCTCGCGCCCTTGCCGCGGGCGGCCTCGTCCCCGGACTGAAGCCCAATGATCCTCAGGACTCCTATTACCACTACAAGGCACCGAACGGCAAGGAATACGATCTCCTGCTGATCTCGGACGTCATCGGCTACCGAAGCCTCTACGACTTCATCATGGACTATCATCTCGGCGCGGACGTCGGCGACGATCCCGCCAAGGCTCAGCCCGGCGACATGGTGGTCATCTTCAACTCGGACTACTTGGACAAGCTGCACACGGGTCTTGTGGCGCAAGAGGTGAAGGGCGACGCGGATTCGACCGTCGACGCCCACAACAACGCGCACTACCGACGCACGTACCAGAAATTCGACGCGGACGGATACGTCCACGTCATCCACATCGATCCGGGTGTGATCAAAGCACAGAAGCCCGCCGTTCAGCCGCCCTCCGACCCGGAACTCATCCGATCCCACGCCAGTCACGCCCGCCCCTCCTGA